ACGCGCTGACGCCCGACATGATCCGCGAGATTGGCGCCGCCGTGGCCACGGCCGACGAACAGCCGGCAATCCGCGCGGTGATCGTCTCGGCCGAGGGGCCCTTGTTCTCGGCGGGCATCGACATCATGTCGCTTGCCCAGAGCAAGGGGGAGGCGGGCGACCAGAATCCCGCGCGCTGGCTGCGACGATTGGCCAGCGACTTGCAACTGGCGCTCGATCAGATCGAACGGGTCGAGGCGCCAGTGATCGGCGCGCTGCAAGGGCAGGTGATCGGCCTGGGGCTCGAACTGGCGTTGGCCTTCGATCTGCGGGTGGCGAGCGACGACTTGAAGCTGAGCATCCCCGAAGCGCGAATGGGCCTGGTGGCCGATGTGGGGGGGACGACGCGGTTGTCGCGCGTGGTCGGCCCCAGCCGCGCCAAGGACATGCTGATGACCGCGCGCTCGGTCGACGCGCAAGAGGCGTTGTCCTGGGGACTGGTGAACCGCGTGGTTCCGGCCGCGCAGCTTATGGAGGCCACGCGCAAGCTGACCAGCGAGATCACCGCCAACGCGCCCCTGGCGGTGGGACTGGCCAAGTTGATCGTCGATCAGGGGGACGGGCTCGACAAGCACACGCAACTTGCCATCGAGCGCTGGGCGCAGAGCCAGCTCATCACCACCGAGGATGTGGGCGAGGCGATGACGGCGTTTTTTGAGAAACGCCCCCCGCGTTTCAAAGGCCGCTAATCAACACGGGCGCCGCCATCGCAGGAGCCGCAAATGCCGCAGATCACTCCCATCGGCAAGATGACCGCCTTTTACATTCCGTCGCACAAGCTCGATTCGCCCCGCTACTTCCGCGAAAATTCAACCCGCGCCCACATCCACGAGTTCCTCATCCAGCACTACAAGGCGTATACGCAGACCCCTTCGCCCGTGAAGGGTTATTGGATCAGCAGCGGCGGCGAACTGACGCACGACGTGACCGAGCGATTCGAGGTGTCGTTCGAGGCGGAATCCGATTTCGACAAACTGATCGCTTTCCTGGCTGAGCTGTGCCAGGCGCTGGAGGAGGACACGATTTACCTCACTCGCGGCGACGAGAGCTTTTTGGTGAGCCAGTAGCGGCGCAGGGTGAATTGCCCGTGCCGGCAACTGGTGGACCCGACCGCGACAAGCATGCGTCAACCTCGCGGCGCATTAAAAATGCCCCCTGATGGACTCGAACCATCAACCCTCTGATTAAGAGTCAGATGCTCTGCCAATTGAGCTAAGGGGGCGTTGGCATGCGGTTTGATTCCGCGAACCAGTTACCAATCGTATCGGCTGGCGCGAAAGTCTCAAGGGTTATTTCGTAGCCGCGTGCCAAAGTGCCAAAGCCGAGGTAAGTCGACTGCGGACAGCAGGCGCGCTGTCGCATATTCATGCGCGGCGGTAAGCGCGCGTGATTACCCCAGCCGCGGCTCTTGCTGCGTAATGCAATGGTAGGCGCCAAGTCCCCAGGCCAGATCGACCGCCGGCAGTCCGATCACCTGTCGATCTGGAAATAGCCGAGCGAGCGTTTGCACTGCTACGGCATCGGCCGGGTCGTTGAACTGCGGAACCACCACCACGCCATTGGCGATATAAAAGTTGGCATAGCAGGCGGGCAGCCGCTGCCCGGCATGATGGATCGGCGCCGGCATGGGTAGCGGAATCACATCAAGCGGTCGTCCATCTTGATCGCGGAAGCCGCGCAGACGGTCGAGGTTGTCTTGCAGGGGAGCGTAGTTTTCGTCGCCCGGATCGGATTCGACCGCGGCGACTACCGTGGTCGGATTGACAAAGCGGGCCAGTTCGTCGATATGCCCGTCGGTGTCGTCGCCGACGATGCCGCCCGCGAGCCAGAGGACGTGCGGCGCGGCCAGATAGTCGGCGAGGTATTGCTCAATTTCGGCGCGCGACAGATTGGGATTGCGATTGGGATTGAGCAAACATTGCTCGGTGGTGAGCAGAGTTCCTTTTCCGTTCACGTCGACAGCGCCCCCTTCGAGGATGATGCCCGGCGCGAACCGCCGCCGGCCAAGTC
The sequence above is drawn from the Pirellulales bacterium genome and encodes:
- a CDS encoding enoyl-CoA hydratase/isomerase family protein, giving the protein MTTGYVRTEIEDAILHVRLARPEKRNALTPDMIREIGAAVATADEQPAIRAVIVSAEGPLFSAGIDIMSLAQSKGEAGDQNPARWLRRLASDLQLALDQIERVEAPVIGALQGQVIGLGLELALAFDLRVASDDLKLSIPEARMGLVADVGGTTRLSRVVGPSRAKDMLMTARSVDAQEALSWGLVNRVVPAAQLMEATRKLTSEITANAPLAVGLAKLIVDQGDGLDKHTQLAIERWAQSQLITTEDVGEAMTAFFEKRPPRFKGR
- a CDS encoding agmatine deiminase family protein, which encodes MRSFTPGLLADQGYRMPAEWEPHAATWLSWPHNPATWPGKFEPIPAVYAKLVETLARHERVRILAGGSEVMRQARDMVGRLENVELFDIPTNDCWMRDHGPTFLVGQPSLAPALVDWEYNAWGGKYPPFDLDNRVPTELAQRLGRRRFAPGIILEGGAVDVNGKGTLLTTEQCLLNPNRNPNLSRAEIEQYLADYLAAPHVLWLAGGIVGDDTDGHIDELARFVNPTTVVAAVESDPGDENYAPLQDNLDRLRGFRDQDGRPLDVIPLPMPAPIHHAGQRLPACYANFYIANGVVVVPQFNDPADAVAVQTLARLFPDRQVIGLPAVDLAWGLGAYHCITQQEPRLG